TAAGCGTGTAAACAAATTAAACTGATTTTAACTTATGAAGCTAACAGTTGACACACAATGCTTGGTTCAAGACACCTACCCTTGCCTGTGCTCACCAGTCCAAAGCCATTTGTTGGAAATTCTGTCTAGTTCCACTAGTTAGTTACCAACCTTGCAAAATCCACTTAAAAGTACCCAGCCCAGGCCCCCAAAATCCCTAGAAATACCCTCCCCAACTTGCTCCTACTAAGACATTGTAAAGTCACTATCTTAGTGTCTTCCTTTATTGCAACAAGTCTAATAAACTTACTTTTGCTTGATCAACACGTTTTTCTTGTGATCTTTTTCACAGTCAAGAAACATAAAGTGACCCCAACATCAGTGTTTATCTTCTAAATTACCCTGATTCTTTGTCATAGGATTTTTTTATATTCAAGGATCAGAGTTCTCCTTTAAAATGTGAGATTTATTTGTTGCGACTAACATTTAGTTAAAGTATATTTATGTATAGCACATACTCCACTGAATGGCACATGACACAGTTTATGTTAATAATAGCACCAACAACAATAGCAAATACCCTTACTATCTTTTATGCATCTCTCAAACTCCAGACATTTcatacacattatttcatttatttcaaccaTCTTGTCAGCAAGGCAAGTTATATACCCCATttcacatgaagaaactgaggttctaaGAGATTAAATAACTCTTCTAAACTCACACAACTAGTAAGATTCAAATCCAAGCAACCCGCCTGCAGAAGCCAAGTTCATGAATGCATAGTactgtttagaatttttaaatagttctgATTTCAAAAAACACTTTGTTTCTACTAAGTAAAAATATCCTGAAGGAgtgaaaatgacagaaaagatATAGGACTTCTGGAAAGAGAACAgagtaaaatttgttttctggGGGTTGAGTGGTGTCCCAGTGATGGAAGGACAAAGGCAGATTTGCATGCCCATCAGCCAAGGAGTAAATTTGGCAACGATGTAGAGAAATAAGGACTTTTATACTTTGCTGGTGGCATTGCAAATTGGTACAATCTCTATAGAGAGTTCTTTGGCAATGTCTCGCAAaatcacacacataaacacactcGTACTTGCTTGTATTCACATAAAACATGTCTACAAAGATACACAAGAAACTGACCAGATGAGTTATCTCTGTGAAGGGCACTTGGAGCATGAGGAAAAGGGTTATGAAGGAAACTTTTTCCCTGTGTAACTTTCATATGTCTTGAATATTAAACCATGTGAATGTTTTCCTTATTGAagatataaatgtaattttaaagtaataaacaaacagaatagatgttttttaaaaagatctctaATCTTGCTAGTTTAGAATCAAAAGTAGCTGGTGGTATTATACCCACACTCCCCAATTGCTTAGCCCTATTCCCAAACATCTGCTGGcacatattttatagataaatttctggtaaatataaaatattataatttcattaATCTGAAAATGTTAGTAAATCTCATTAGAACTCTGATAAATACATATGTTATACCTAATAGTCtattcaatgtttatttttatttcagtattttaaagaaacatttttataccACACCTTCCCAGATGCCTTCAAGATTTACAAAGAGCATGAACTAGGGAAGGAATACGTCTTCTTCTGCCAGCAGTAGAGCTCTGTTTTACTTAAACGGTGAGCCTGTTTTACTTCAGACAGGAACTTTTATTTCATCTGGGATTCAAATTGCTTTTGAAGTGAAGGGAAGTAATTTGCAAAGCCTGCAGAGCCTCTAAATTTTCATTAATACATGTAAGAGGATGACTCAACTTCAGAGAAAGGTGGAGCAGAATTGTCTCCTTCAGCTCTGAGCTCCCTGTGTGGGAGGCAGCCACTGGGAGGGCATGTACACATGACTACTTAACTTCTTCCTTAATCTGGGAGAGGCCATGGAGAAACTGGATGAGTGAGAAGAGACGTCTACACTTGCTCTTGGATGTGGGCATATGCCCTGTAACCACTGAACCAGTGCTCTGGAGTAGTAGGAGGCACAAGAGTGCTACTGAGCAACTCCTGAATGTCCACCCCAGTGCTGCCATTCAGGGGCCATGGACACACCAGAAGAGAAAGCACAGGGTGAGACCCCAATGATGAGGGACCTCCGACACACAGGACCTGAGATTCTTTGTGGGGAGAGCACATTTCCCTAACTCAAAGCCATAGTCCTAGAAAAACAGGCCATCATGGAAAGCCTTACATTACCCACTTTACGGTATTTTGCCATCTACATTGTCATTACTCCCTATTATTGTGTGTCTCTATGTGCCAACCACAACAGTGGGcattttgcatacattttctcTAATCATCACAGTGACCCTAGAGCATAAGCATAATCtctaattttcaaaatgaagaaaatgaggtgcAGAAAACATAGGTGACCTACCAAGATCATGTGTTAGAAGTGGATGAGAACTCAGGGCATTCTGACTCATTATACAACAGGACCTCTTTACAAATACTCaggttgggccaggcacagtggctcaggcctgtaatcccagcactttgggaggccgaggcaggcagatcacctgaggttgggagttcgagaccagcctgaccaacatagagaaaccccgtctctacaaaaaatacaaaattagctgggcatggtggtgcattcctataatcccagctactcgggaggctgaggcaggagactcgcttgaacccgagagacagaggttgcagtgagctgagattgtgcccttgcactccagcctgagcaagagtgaaactgcatctcaagaaaacaaataaatactcaGGCTGGAATAATTTCCAAAATGATTGACAAAGATTGACAAACCAAAGTAGCATCAAATGTATTTGAAGTCTACAAATGGTACTGGTGGGTGACACAATCTCTCAGCTTCCTGCACTGAACACCTTTGCAGCTCACTCACAGTCACTTGGCAAAGAGCGAGCCGTTTTCTGCATCTCATCCATCACCTCTTTTGCATCTTGAAACATTCACCACTCTCACTGTCAGAATGAAGAGTTATCTTCTAGGCAGCACCCTTTCTATGTCATCCACACCCCCTTAGCTTTTCTGAAGCCCAACTTCCTTTGAACCAGGTATGTGTCTGAAGCATGAaatcttctttgaaaaatcacTATTTTAGGAAAGCAGGAAGTAAAAAAGAGTCTACTGCCCAAAGCATTCACTTTTCTCCAGGTGTATCTCTTTTCTTAGCGATGagtccatctcaaataaaagtcCTCTGCACAGCATTTCCACCCTGCACATCTCAGGtatctgccttcctttcttttcacaaCACATCTTCCGACTTCAGGTTTTCTCCAGGAAAGATGTTACATTTTCTACATTTCTCTCACTACACATTAAGAATCTCCCTTTAGTCACCACTATGGGTTATAACGGTTTAGAAAGAACTGATATAACATGTACATGTCAACAAAAGACCTGGCCTCTTCCCTTTTACTCGTGCCAGAATTGTGCCATAAAGGAGTTCAGCTTTCTCAAAATCCAGAAAGACACATTGGCTGATGGTCCCTTACGCCTCACGcacatgtgcacgcacacacgtCAAATCTCATGCATTTTCTAGGCTTTCGGAGTCAAATTGCATCCTCCTTTTTTGGAGAATGTTTCCCTGACTTACCTATCCCTTAGTGGGCTTTCCATCCTCTGATCAAATtacagcatttattatttatgttctttGGCACTTAACATATACAATAATATTTTCAAGCAAACAATTATTAAATCTTTACATTATAAATACCTTGGGAATAGGCACTAGACATCGTCTGTTGGCACTCAAGATACTGCCTTGCCCAGAACAGACACTGGGGAAGAATAAGTTTAAACAtgaaacagtttttattttttttaatttttttttttttttttgagactgagtctaactctgttgcccaggttggagtgcagtggtgcgatctcagctcactacaacctctgcttcccgggttcaagtgattctcctgcctcagcctcctgagtagctgggattacaggtgcccaccaccacacttggctaatttttttgtatttttagtagagatggggtttcaccatgttgtccaggctggtctggaactcctgacctcaggtgatgcacctgcctcggcctcccaaagtgctggaattgaaggcaaaacaattgtttttttaaactaaaatttaaaatgcaaatattcttaTAATTATCATGTCCCTTGGAAGTAGTAAACGAACGTCATACTACACTTATTCAAAGATACTTCTAGTACTCAACGCATGCCTACTAATCCTCCTGTTTTATTatcttcataatatttttaatttgctgaaaAGTAATTGTCAAAAGCTATCACGAACCAGGAATTTTGATGGAGACTGAAGATTCAAAGCACCAAAATATCAAGAAACCTATAAACCATATGAAGaataaagacacatgaaaatgGAGTAGAAGAGGTACGTGCTATCACTGAGGTGTTAAGCaattgttacagcagcacagaaCACAACCAGTTCTCACCAGGAGGTTCTAGAGGTCAAAGGACAAGTGAGAGctttacagagagagagaatgggaaggGCATTTCAGAACATGCAGTACACATGGCAAACTTGAGGACAGGCAAGAATGCTGGGGCTACTTTTCATCCTTTGAGAACAGATCTGATTTTTGTGGGGACAGGGGCTTGTcaaagatatttgaaagccaagtCTGATAAGGTAGTAGATAAAATGTTGGCAAAAACCATTTGAGCCCAAGCAGGCATCATAAACTGGCTCTCAGGGAGTGTCTAAGATAGAATTTATAGATGTGAATTACAGCAATACAAATAATTACTTAGAGTACAAAGCCCCCTTGTATGTATACAGTTTGATAAGTGTGTTTAAACATTAGTCTTTACTTCTTTCAATCCAAACTTTGTATTTACTGTTCAACTAAAGAATGTATGAAgagtagaaattaataaaatcctGATTTCAAGTTATGTTTGAGATTATTTGCCCAATTATTGTGAGGAGTTCGTGGACATTTGGAAATGCTTACACATACTGAAATAACAGTGAACCTCTCTCTTAGTTTCAAACTAAATACTGCTTGCAACTCAAAGGcaaggaaataaaatcttttgagCTTTTTCAAAGATATTTGTAATGTATTATTTCATACTATAGTTGTGgtgatttttattacatattgtCAAAAGAATAAGCAAATTATTGTTCAAAACTTGCCAGAAGCtgaatttattttagtcttttgaTAATTGCTTCTGATTATTAAATAACTAAATGTTTATGGTAGAAGGTGCAGAAAATACTAGAtagatcaaagaaaaagaataaaaatcaccaTGACTCTACTGAAGTCATTATTTTGGTAAATGTCCCTCctggtcatttttcttttcatttgcacttgtttttcaaaattgccaCCATTAGTATACATGTTTTGGGTCATTATTACTTCATGTAATAATTGATTATGGAGGCGGCTCTCGTGGAGGCAGCTAGCGCGAGGCTGGGGAGCGCTGAGCCGCGCGTCGTGCCCTGCGCTGCCCAGACTAGCGAACAATACAGTCAGGATGGCTAAAGGTGACCCGAAGAAACCAAAGGGCAAGATGTCTGCTTATGCCTTCTTTGTGCAGACGTGCAGAGAAGAACATAAGAAGAAAAACCCAGAGGTCCCTGTCAATTTTGCAGAATTTTCCAAGAAGTGCTCTGAGAGGTGGAAGACGATGTCCGGGAAAGAGAAatctaaatttgatgaaatggCAAAGGCAGATAAAGTGCGCTATGATCGGGAAATGAAGGATTATGGACCAGCTAAGGGAGGCAAGAAGAAGAAGGATCCTAATGCTCCCAAAAGGCCACCGTCTGGATTCTTCCTGTTCTGTTCAGAATTCCGTCCCAAGATCAAATCCACAAACCCCGGCATCTCTATTGGAGATGTGGCAAAAAAGCTGGGTGAGATGTGGAATAATTTAAATGACAGTGAAAAGCAGCTTTACATCACTAAGGCAGCAAAGCTGAAGGAGAAATATGAGAAGGATGTTGCTGACTATAAGTCAAAAGGAAAGTTTGATGGTGCAAAGGGTCCTGCTAAAGTTGCCCGGAAAAAggtggaagaggaagatgaagaagaggaggaggaagaagaggaggaggaggaggatgaataaagaaactgtttaTCTGTCTCCTTGTGAATACTTAGAGTAGGGGAGCGCCGTAATTGACTCATCTCttatttgagaagtgtctgttgccCTCATTAGGTTTAATTACAAAATTTGATCACGATCATATTgtagtctctcaaagtgctctAGAAATTGTCATTGGTTTACATGAAGTGGCCATGGGTGTCTGGAGCACCCTGAAACTGTATCAAAGTTGTAcatatttccaaacatttttaaaatgaaaaggcacTCTTCGTGTTCTCCTCACTCTGTGCACTTTGCTGTTGGTGTGACAAGGCATTTAAAGatgtttctggcttttttttaatttgtaaggtGGTGTTAACTATGGTTATTGGCTAGAAATCCTGAGTTTTCAACTGTATATATCTATAGtttgtaaaaagaacaaaacaaccgAGACAAACTCTTGATGCTCCTTGCTCGGCGTTGAGGCTGTGGGGAAGATGCCTTTTGGAGGGGCTGTAGCTCAGGGCGTGCACTGTGAGGCTGGACCTGTTGACTCTGCAGGGGGCATCCATTTAGCTTCAGGTTGTCTTGTTTCTGTATATAGTGACATAGCATTCTGCTGCCATCTTAGCTGTGGACAGAGAGGTCAGCTggcatgagaattttttttttaagtgcggTAGTTTTTaaactgtttgtttttaaacaaactgTAGAACTCTTCATTGTCAGCAAAGCAAAGAGCCACTGCATCAATGAAAGTTCAAGAACCTCCTGTACTTAAACATGATTTGCAAcgttctgttatttttttttgtatgtttagaatgctgaaatgtttttgaagttaaataaacagttacatttttaaaactgtaaaaaaaaaaaaataataataataataattatgaatgTTGACTATGAGAAATTCAAATTCAACTTctccaaatcagaaagaaaaagagaaaaattttcaaaCTAGCAACGGAGTATCAATTTTTTCAATATTAAGGAATAATCAAAATGCTTCATTAACTGTGATGTCCTACTCGGCAAGTACTCTGTGAGGGCAGCTTATTTGGCAAAGCCACTGTAGATTTAAAATAACTAGCTCCAACTGGATCATTTGTTTTACTTCctaaagacaaaatatttctacttttaatGGCGCAGATTT
This genomic window from Chlorocebus sabaeus isolate Y175 chromosome 17, mChlSab1.0.hap1, whole genome shotgun sequence contains:
- the LOC119626802 gene encoding high mobility group protein B3 gives rise to the protein MAKGDPKKPKGKMSAYAFFVQTCREEHKKKNPEVPVNFAEFSKKCSERWKTMSGKEKSKFDEMAKADKVRYDREMKDYGPAKGGKKKKDPNAPKRPPSGFFLFCSEFRPKIKSTNPGISIGDVAKKLGEMWNNLNDSEKQLYITKAAKLKEKYEKDVADYKSKGKFDGAKGPAKVARKKVEEEDEEEEEEEEEEEEDE